A single genomic interval of Spinacia oleracea cultivar Varoflay chromosome 6, BTI_SOV_V1, whole genome shotgun sequence harbors:
- the LOC110800356 gene encoding SNF1-related protein kinase catalytic subunit alpha KIN10: protein MAKSGFPEGDELARLLPDYKLDGLIGSGSTSVVHKATHGTTGCSVAIKIISLEDIGANMSYDIVEREITILKRLANPNVIQLYDVVYTQNYTCLVMEHASKGDFFDYVSVRVKLPEDEARPFFRQLILGVEYCHGMMVAHRDLKLENLLLDETLNLKLSDFGLSAIMNDDYMLERGCGSPHYAAPEVLSGETYHGPQVDVWSCGVILYAVITGEYPFEAADPAILFSKIKRGRFRFHDNMSSEVKKLISGMLNVNPQKRLTIAEITQHPWFQA from the exons ATGGCTAAATCAGGGTTTCCGGAGGGCGATGAATTGGCTAGGCTCTTGCCCGACTACAAGTTGGATGGACTCATTGGCTCTGGCTCGACCAGTGTAGTGCACAAAGCGACTCATGGGACGACTGGATGTTCAGTAGCCATTAAGATCATATCCTTGGAAGATATCGGGGCAAACATGTCATATGATATAG TTGAACGAGAAATCACAATACTGAAACGACTAGCAAACCCAAATGTAATTCAACTGTATGATGTTGTATACACTCAAAATTATACATGTCTAGTGATGGAGCATGCCTCGAAAGGGGATTTCTTTGATTATGTTTCTGTGAGGGTGAAGTTGCCAGAGGATGAAGCACGTCCATTTTTCCGGCAG TTGATATTAGGTGTGGAGTACTGCCATGGGATGATGGTTGCACATCGCGACCTGAAGCTTGAGAACTTGCTTTTAGATGAAACTCTCAATCTGAAGTTATCTGATTTTGGCTTAAGTGCCATAATGAATGATGATTATATGCTGGAACGAGGCTGTGGAAGCCCACATTATGCTGCTCCAGAG GTTTTATCAGGAGAAACATATCATGGACCTCAAGTAGATGTATGGAGCTGCGGCGTAATTTTGTATGCTGTTATCACTGGTGAATATCCGTTTGAAGCTGCAGATCCTGCTATCCTTTTCAGCAAAATAAAG AGGGGGCGTTTTAGATTTCACGATAACATGTCATCTGAGGTTAAAAAGCTGATTTCCGGGATGCTTAATGTTAACCCTCAGAAGCGATTAACTATCGCAGAGATTACTCAACATCCGTGGTTTCAAGCTTAG
- the LOC110800346 gene encoding cation/H(+) antiporter 15: MGRAAFAMLMQDESNNDMILEAAAATTTTTRPTTTTTTTRPTPTRPTPTPTTTTTRPTTTTTTTTTTTTTTTTTRPTTTTTTTTTTRTRRMVLEAQNKAFTEDDAFSIGNGYICHPLGRTGSRGIFFGDDPFRFSIPGLLFQLSLISICTRVAYFLLRPFGQPSIVCQILGGVVLGPSVLGHNRKFLAAIFPARSRVLLENLSVFSLMLFIFLLGVKMNLNLALNSGKKPIAIGILGFVIPYVLSSLVAVFLQHIGSLDNDMLTILPFVVETQSMSAFPVIACFLADLKILNSEIGRLASSSSVVSDVLQWSLVTVRFAFRIAKVKSFSSSVGAFLSVVLFIVLALYGIRPAVLWAIRKTPEGEPVKERYIVGVLLALLGCGFIGEVIGISAVIASFIVGLVIPDGPPLGAALSEKLDSFVSVLLMPIFFAICGLQMDVFAIQKLKNVGIIQLVVFVAFIGKVVGTIAPPLFYRMPFRDALSLGLIMNAKGLIELALLNHKMKDSGMSDEGFAIMIISVVFMTGVLSPVVKMLYDPSRRYVAFKRRTIRHNKRDEELRILACVHSADNVREVMSVVHVSHPTKASPINLTVMHLTRLIGRSSSLLVAHQPRETYSVYPTQSERIFNAFHKLEQQYQGLFTVQCFKGISPFASMHNDVCSIALEKRTSFIIIPFQRQCSDKEILEQSFVYRNLNKKVLDKAPCSVGVLVDHGGSHKKKKIRPSTSKPGLYSVAVFFFGGHDDREALAYGMRMSENPRVNLTLKKISGTCTSSQDMSDNEKSKLLDGDILSEFSLNTLHKEDRIFYQEMVLNDATSLITLIKSMENYDYDLILVGRRHKNSQLMTELTQLTDYSGELGPVGEMLTLNNKIKASILVVQQQTRVWGLHDPEESTHLRRIEL; the protein is encoded by the exons ATGGGGAGGGCAGCATTTGCAATGCTAATGCAGGATGAGAGTAATAATGATATGATTttagaagcagcagcagcaacaacaacaacaacaagaccgacaacaacaacaacaacaacaagaccAACACCAACAAgaccaacaccaacaccaacaacaacaacaacaagaccaacaacaacaacaacaacaacaacaacaacaacaacaacaacaacaacaacaagaccaacaacaacaacaacaacaacaacaacaacaagaacaagGAGAATGGTTTTAGAAGCACAAAACAAAGCATTTACAGAAGATGATGCATTTAGCATAGGTAATGGATACATATGTCATCCTTTGGGACGAACTGGATCTCGGGGCATATTCTTTGGGGATGATCCGTTCCGTTTCAGCATACCGGGTTTGCTATTCCAGCTCTCCCTCATCTCCATTTGTACGCGTGTTGCTTATTTCCTTCTCAGGCCTTTTGGCCAGCCTTCCATTGTTTGCCAAATCTTG GGCGGCGTGGTTCTAGGTCCTTCAGTCCTGGGACATAACAGGAAATTTCTAGCAGCAATATTCCCAGCGAGAAGCAGAGTTCTTTTAGAAAACTTATCTGTTTTTAGCCTGATGCTATTTATATTTCTGCTTGGAGTAAAGATGAATCTAAATTTGGCATTGAATTCGGGGAAGAAGCCGATAGCCATAGGAATACTAGGGTTTGTAATTCCTTATGTGTTGTCTAGTTTGGTTGCCGTGTTTTTGCAACATATTGGTTCATTGGACAATGACATGTTGACAATACTTCCCTTTGTTGTTGAGACTCAGTCTATGTCAGCCTTCCCTGTTATTGCTTGTTTCCTTGCTGATCTTAAGATCCTAAACTCGGAAATAGGGCGTTTAGCCTCTTCTTCTTCAGTAGTCTCAGATGTTTTACAATGGTCTTTAGTAACAGTTAGGTTCGCGTTTAGGATAGCTAAAGTAAAATCATTCTCATCATCTGTAGGAGCTTTTCTTTCAGTTGTCCTTTTCATTGTTTTAGCCTTATATGGAATACGACCTGCGGTATTATGGGCAATCAGGAAAACACCTGAAGGGGAGCCAGTTAAAGAGAGGTATATTGTTGGTGTTCTTTTGGCACTTCTAGGATGTGGTTTTATAGGCGAAGTTATTGGGATTAGCGCAGTTATAGCTTCCTTCATTGTTGGACTTGTCATACCTGATGGACCACCTTTAGGAGCTGCTTTATCAGAAAAGCTGGATTCTTTCGTATCTGTGCTTTTGATGCCCATCTTCTTCGCCATATGCGGTCTACAAATGGATGTTTTTGCTATTCAGAAGTTGAAGAATGTAGGCATTATTCAGTTGGTCGTATTTGTTGCCTTCATTGGGAAGGTCGTTGGGACGATTGCACCCCCATTGTTTTACAGGATGCCATTTCGAGATGCCCTTTCTCTTGGTCTTATCATGAATGCAAAAGGCCTCATTGAATTGGCATTATTGAATCACAAAATGAAAGACAGC GGGATGTCTGATGAAGGGTTTGCGATAATGATCATATCAGTGGTGTTCATGACAGGAGTATTGTCGCCTGTTGTAAAGATGCTATATGATCCATCAAGAAGATATGTGGCTTTTAAGAGGAGGACCATAAGACACAATAAACGAGATGAGGAGCTACGCATTTTGGCATGTGTACATAGTGCAGACAATGTAAGGGAAGTTATGAGTGTGGTGCATGTTTCCCATCCAACCAAAGCAAGTCCTATTAACTTAACTGTCATGCATCTAACAAGGCTAATAGGGCGGTCTTCTTCCCTACTTGTTGCACATCAACCGCGAGAAACATATTCTGTTTACCCAACCCAATCAGAGAGGATTTTTAATGCATTCCACAAGTTAGAGCAACAATACCAAGGCCTATTCACGGTGCAATGCTTCAAGGGTATATCCCCATTTGCATCTATGCACAATGATGTGTGCTCTATCGCCTTAGAAAAGAGGACTTCGTTTATCATAATTCCTTTCCAAAGACAGTGTAGTGATAAAGAGATTTTAGAACAGTCTTTTGTTTACAGGAACCTTAACAAGAAAGTTCTTGACAAGGCTCCTTGTTCTGTTGGTGTCCTTGTTGACCATGGAGGATCacacaagaaaaagaaaatacgaCCATCAACATCAAAGCCCGGACTATATAGCGTGGCAGTCTTCTTTTTCGGGGGCCATGATGACCGAGAAGCGTTAGCATATGGCATGAGAATGTCAGAGAATCCAAGAGTAAACCTAACCCTTAAAAAAATATCAGGCACTTGTACTTCTTCTCAAGACATGTCTGACAATGAGAAAAGCAAGTTGTTAGATGGAGATATTCTCAGTGAATTTAGTCTCAACACCTTGCACAAAGAAGATAGAATATTTTATCAAGAGATGGTATTGAATGATGCCACGTCTTTGATAACTCTGATCAAATCTATGGAGAATTATGATTACGACTTGATTTTGGTAGGAAGACGTCATAAGAACTCACAGTTAATGACTGAACTTACACAACTGACTGACTATTCCGGAGAGTTGGGACCGGTCGGAGAAATGCTCACTTTGAATAACAAAATCAAAGCTTCAATTTTGGTGGTGCAACAACAAACTAGAGTTTGGGGTCTACATGACCCTGAGGAGTCCACACATCTTAGAAGAATTGAATTGTAG
- the LOC110800354 gene encoding uncharacterized protein, with protein sequence MKPSFVKNIFLRLLIFFIFLFLLRFAYIISFNRDFCNHSSSSNFCFFSKTSSSSLQRQSSQITFLPNFRGSTEYDFYSKIFQDFIFHGFLSPNSSSFSLSSSHVIALKDLGINQSFSLSSGIISASNLPFSDQFFDFMFFHKFDLPSSIPVLGFVGEIGRTLKPSGVLVIHIETKDFYAFRSVLKLFDFCNFVEARDIPGPSPSIPSIRQIILKKSRNSMNKIHREDNECSVSGYKIQLIKNLEPLIEKEPLKPWSTLKRNLKNVKYLSSMVDISFKPRYAYIDVGARSYGSSIGSWFNERYPKQNKTFEVFAIEADKSFHRELQAKKGVKLLPYAAWVRNETLFFEINREPTKTIEVNKRNRGNRGMGRIQPVQSSINFEGNVDKIRGFDFAEWLKGEFEERDFVVVKMDVEGTEFQLIPRLIETGAICLIDEMFLECHYNRWQKCCPGIRSPKYDKTYDQCLNLLSSLRKRGLLVHQWW encoded by the coding sequence ATGAAGCCAAGTTTCGTGAAAAACATCTTCCTTCGTCTTctcatcttcttcatcttcctctTCCTTTTACGCTTTGCTTACATCATCTCCTTCAATCGCGATTTCTGCAACCATTCTTCTTCCTCAAATTTCTGCTTCTTCTCcaaaacatcatcatcatctcttCAACGACAATCTTCCCAAATTACTTTTCTTCCCAATTTTCGCGGTTCGACTGAATACGATTTTTACTCCAAAATCTTCCAAGATTTCATCTTCCAtggctttctctctcctaattcttcctCGTTTTCACTCTCTTCATCCCACGTTATCGCTCTGAAAGACCTTGGAATTAATcaatctttttctctctcctctgggaTAATCTCGGCTTCTAATTTACCCTTTTCCGAtcaatttttcgattttatgTTTTTCCATAAATTCGACCTCCCTTCTTCGATTCCGGTTCTGGGTTTTGTTGGGGAGATTGGAAGAACGCTGAAACCATCTGGGGTTCTTGTAATTCACATAGAAACCAAAGACTTTTACGCCTTTCGTTCGGTTCTCAAGCTTTTCGATTTCTGCAATTTTGTGGAGGCTCGTGATATACCTGGTCCTAGCCCTTCAATTCCCTCGATTCGTCAGATTATCTTGAAGAAATCCAGAAATTCAATGAATAAAATTCACAGAGAAGATAATGAATGCTCTGTTTCTGGGTATAAAATTCAATTGATCAAGAATTTAGAACCTCTGATTGAGAAAGAGCCATTGAAACCATGGAGTACACTGAAAAGGAACTTAAAGAATGTAAAGTATCTTTCTTCTATGGTTGATATAAGCTTCAAGCCCCGATACGCTTACATCGATGTCGGGGCTCGAAGCTATGGGTCCAGCATTGGTAGCTGGTTCAACGAAAGGTACCCAAAACAGAACAAAACATTCGAGGTTTTCGCAATTGAAGCCGATAAATCTTTCCACAGAGAATTACAAGCAAAAAAAGGCGTTAAGCTTCTTCCTTATGCAGCTTGGGTGAGAAATGAGACACTGTTCTTTGAGATAAACAGAGAACCCACAAAAACGATTGAGGTGAACAAAAGAAACAGAGGAAACAGGGGAATGGGAAGGATTCAACCGGTGCAATCATCGATAAATTTCGAGGGAAACGTCGATAAAATACGGGGTTTCGATTTTGCAGAGTGGTTGAAGGGTGAatttgaggagagagatttTGTGGTGGTAAAAATGGATGTTGAAGGAACAGAGTTTCAATTGATTCCAAGGTTGATAGAAACAGGGGCAATCTGTTTAATTGATGAGATGTTTTTAGAATGTCATTATAATAGGTGGCAGAAATGTTGTCCTGGGATTAGAAGTCCTAAATATGATAAGACTTATGATCAATGTCTTAATCTCTTGTCTTCTCTTAGAAAAAGAGGTCTTCTTGTTCATCAATGGTGGTAG
- the LOC110800358 gene encoding uncharacterized protein isoform X1, translating to MKGKHQGVQKRLLEINPRALYMPCACHSLNLTLSDMALSCTKAKSFFGIVQRIYTLFAHSPKRWKILVDNVPGLTLKSLCYTRWESRIKSVKAIRYQAPQIKLALLELYDSSGNDALASSEAESLSNSLSSFEFLLGMVIWYEILFAINMVSKKLQSKSMCIGATMKEVGDVMLYFEKYRNEGFESSMNISKNLAFDMNVEPTLPTKRHIIRRRQFDEDDNDDEIQSPEESFRVNYFLVVVDMAITSLKNRFEELKGFESIFGFLFDSERLKSLDNDELRKSFTNFNNIFSHNNFSDVDADDLFSELKVLQLTLPNEFISALEILKFVKAADCYPNVSIAYRILLTMPVTVASAERSFSKLKLLKTYLRSSMSQERLNGLAILSIEKEILEHIDLDTTISDFASRNARRQRFVV from the coding sequence ATGAAAGGAAAACACCAAGGGGTTCAAAAGAGATTACTTGAAATAAATCCAAGAGCTTTATACATGCCATGTGCTTGTCATAGTCTAAATCTTACTTTATCCGATATGGCACTATCTTGCACTAAAGCTAAGTCTTTTTTTGGAATTGTGCAACGCATATATACATTATTTGCACATTCTCCTAAAAGATGGaaaattttagttgataatgtTCCGGGTTTAACTTTGAAATCTTTGTGTTATACTCGATGGGAGAGTCGAATCAAAAGTGTTAAAGCTATTAGATATCAAGCACCTCAAATCAAATTAGCTTTGTTAGAATTGTATGATTCTAGTGGCAATGATGCCCTTGCATCAAGTGAAGCGGAAAGTTTGTCTAATTCTTTATCCAGTTTTGAATTTTTGCTTGGCATGGTGATTTGGTATGAAATTTTGTTTGCTATTAACATGGTGAGTAAGAAATTGCAATCTAAATCTATGTGCATTGGAGCTACAATGAAAGAAGTGGGAGATGTAATGTTATATTTTGAGAAGTATAGAAATGAAGGTTTTGAATCTAGTATGAATATTTCCAAAAACCTTGCATTTGATATGAATGTTGAGCCAACACTTCCAACAAAGCGTCATATAATTAGAAGAAGACAATTTGATGaggatgataatgatgatgaaaTACAATCACCCGAAGAATCTTTTCGAGTTAATTATTTTCTAGTGGTTGTTGATATGGCTATAACTTCTTTGAAAAATAGATTTGAGGAACTAAAGGGTTTTGAaagtatttttggatttttgtttGATTCAGAAAGATTGAAATCTTTGGATAATGATGAATTAAGAAAATCTTTCACAaattttaacaacattttttctCATAATAATTTTTCGGATGTTGATGCAGATGATCTTTTTTCAGAATTGAAAGTTTTACAATTGACTTTGCCAAATGAATTTATCTCGGCATTGGAAATTCTCAAGTTTGTCAAAGCTGCAGATTGTTATCCAAATGTTTCAATTGCTTATCGAATCCTTTTAACAATGCCAGTGACTGTTGCATCTGCTGAAAGAAGTTTTTCGAAGTTAAAATTATTGAAAACTTATTTGAGATCGTCAATGTCGCAAGAAAGGTTGAATGGTCTAGCTATTTTATCTATAGAGAAGGAAATATTAGAGCATATTGATTTAGACACTACTATTAGTGATTTTGCATCTAGAAATGCTCGAAGACAACGTTTTGTAGTATGA
- the LOC110800358 gene encoding uncharacterized protein isoform X2, which translates to MLPRKKLFGYEKKKRKQRTENLIKTQKRAIHNYFSKRAGETSNGGELGVDENDLEHLSDENPINEDAANLNAHDNVPNSTSGDDVGIDDHLVPPLDFYDPMNWGNLDNRVRDIIVEKGPIRKLNLTYPKDNINRHFSDTYYSRKLSNGETSDRKWLIYTKVANKVYCFCCKLFTSQNKISLLATDGVDNWKHLSERLKQHKNSVEHMTNMNIWNEAKVRLKTNQGIDKELQEGILKEKERWRQVLIRIVSVVKCLLKNNLAFRGSNEKLYEDSNGIFLGVVEMIAEFDVIMQDHVRRIRSQEIHHHYLGHKIQNELICLLAQSVRTSIIGIIKEAKYFSVILDCTPDTSHQEQMYQIIK; encoded by the coding sequence ATGTTGCCTAGAAAGAAATTATTTGGTTatgaaaaaaagaagagaaagcaACGAACAGAGAATTtaataaaaacacaaaaaaggGCTATTCACAATTATTTTTCTAAAAGAGCAGGAGAGACTTCAAATGGTGGTGAATTGGGTGTAGATGAAAATGACCTTGAACACTTGAGTGATGAAAATCCAATAAATGAGGATGCTGCTAATTTGAATGCCCATGATAATGTACCAAATTCGACAAGTGGTGATGATGTAGGCATTGATGATCACTTAGTCCCTCCATTAGATTTTTATGATCCTATGAATTGGGGTAATCTTGACAACAGAGTTAGGGATATTATAGTAGAAAAGGGGCCTATAAGAAAATTAAATCTTACATATCCTAAAGATAATATTAATAGGCACTTTTCAGATACTTATTATTCTAGAAAGTTGAGTAATGGAGAAACTAGTGATCGAAAGTGGTTGATTTACACTAAAGTTGCTAATAAAGTATATTGTTTTTGTTGCAAATTATTCACATCTCAGAATAAAATTAGTCTTTTAGCAACTGATGGGGTGGATAATTGGAAACATCTTAGTGAGAGACTTAAACAACATAAGAATAGTGTTGAGCATATGACTAATATGAATATTTGGAATGAGGCAAAAGTAAGATTAAAAACGAATCAAGGAATTGATAAAGAATTGCAAGAAGGGATTTTAAAGGAAAAAGAACGTTGGAGACAAGTTTTAATCAGAATAGTATCTGTTGTAAAATgtcttttaaaaaataatctaGCTTTTCGTGGTTCTAATGAAAAACTTTATGAGGATAGTAATGGTATTTTTTTAGGGGTAGTTGAAATGATTGCTGAATTTGATGTGATAATGCAAGATCATGTTAGACGTATTCGAAGCCAAGAAATTCACCATCACTACCTTGGTCATAAAATACAAAACGAGTTGATTTGTCTTTTAGCCCAAAGTGTGAGAACTTCCATAATAGGGATCATTAAAGAGGCAAAATATTTCTCTGTAATCCTTGATTGTACGCCTGATACGAGTCATCAAGAACAAATGtatcaaataataaaataa